From the Oxobacter pfennigii genome, one window contains:
- a CDS encoding uroporphyrinogen decarboxylase family protein: MSDNTLKNERDQLFTDLMKGIKPKRVPVTAGISIEAALEKVGYSVKRDQYSPQKCYEAAEEMARRFDTDTLPTVPSTQAAVFRYIDQKFMQPGADGFFQHPNIAPLETEEYPEFSKDPFEFIVNKIQPRVFGILQEEPVLGHLKIKIARDVVASKFAGMGVKLAEQYQRSTAQTTCNLLWAPFDFIADYIRSFSTIMIDVKRNPQWVLDACEAVLQYEIEQIKITPKRGAIPTISYPLHMAPFMKTKDVEKFWWPTFKKLMIATQEAGFIPAIHYEQNWDPHLDLINDIPTPAIITFEASDQKLVAQKVSTNFVWRSMYPAVLLKTGTKQQCIDEAKRTLDNVAGGGNYIFSTNKGAIRGSDVKDENLQAVIEFVKEYGKY; encoded by the coding sequence ATGAGTGATAACACTTTGAAGAACGAAAGAGATCAACTTTTTACGGACCTGATGAAGGGCATAAAGCCAAAGAGAGTGCCTGTAACTGCCGGTATAAGCATAGAAGCAGCACTGGAAAAGGTAGGATATTCCGTTAAGCGTGACCAATACAGCCCCCAAAAATGCTATGAGGCTGCGGAGGAGATGGCACGCCGTTTTGACACAGATACTCTTCCGACTGTACCAAGTACTCAAGCCGCTGTGTTTCGTTATATAGATCAGAAATTCATGCAGCCGGGAGCAGACGGATTCTTCCAGCATCCGAACATCGCTCCATTAGAGACGGAAGAATATCCTGAATTCAGTAAAGACCCCTTTGAATTTATAGTTAATAAGATTCAACCCAGGGTATTTGGAATTCTGCAGGAAGAGCCGGTTCTCGGACACCTGAAGATAAAGATAGCCCGTGATGTAGTGGCATCAAAATTTGCAGGTATGGGTGTAAAGCTGGCCGAACAATATCAGCGCTCAACTGCTCAAACCACCTGCAATCTCCTCTGGGCTCCCTTTGATTTTATTGCTGACTATATCCGCAGTTTCTCGACGATTATGATCGATGTTAAGAGAAATCCCCAGTGGGTATTAGATGCTTGTGAAGCAGTGCTTCAATATGAAATAGAGCAGATTAAAATTACTCCAAAAAGAGGTGCAATACCGACAATAAGCTATCCATTGCATATGGCTCCATTTATGAAGACAAAAGATGTTGAAAAATTCTGGTGGCCCACCTTTAAGAAATTGATGATCGCCACTCAGGAAGCCGGCTTCATACCTGCAATTCATTATGAGCAAAACTGGGATCCGCATCTTGACCTTATAAATGATATACCTACTCCGGCTATAATTACCTTCGAAGCTTCAGATCAAAAATTAGTCGCTCAAAAGGTTTCAACAAATTTTGTATGGAGGAGCATGTACCCGGCTGTATTATTGAAGACAGGAACAAAGCAGCAGTGCATTGACGAAGCAAAGAGAACTTTAGATAATGTAGCCGGCGGCGGTAATTACATCTTCAGTACAAACAAAGGAGCAATCAGAGGCAGTGACGTCAAGGATGAAAACCTGCAGGCAGTCATTGAGTTTGTAAAAGAATACGGCAAATATTAA
- a CDS encoding cobalamin B12-binding domain-containing protein: MVDLKALTASVGELDEEKVLEVLGSFVATNPSEEDAQQVVAACQSGMAIVGDLYEKGEYFVGDLIFAGELLTNAINTLKPVLGSANTASAGSIVLGTVAGDLHDIGKNIFKSMCEAAGFTVYDLGIDQPAGAFIDKVKEVKPNIIGMSGVLTLALEAMKDTVDAIKEAGLRDSVKIIIGGNPVTKEACAQIGADAFTTNAAEGVKICQGWVK, translated from the coding sequence ATGGTGGATTTAAAAGCTTTAACAGCATCTGTGGGAGAACTGGATGAAGAAAAAGTCCTTGAAGTATTAGGCAGCTTCGTGGCAACAAATCCTTCGGAAGAAGACGCACAGCAGGTTGTGGCAGCTTGCCAGAGCGGCATGGCAATCGTCGGTGACCTTTATGAGAAAGGCGAGTATTTCGTGGGAGACTTAATATTTGCAGGAGAGCTTCTTACAAACGCAATCAATACCTTGAAACCGGTATTGGGAAGTGCAAACACCGCAAGCGCAGGTTCAATTGTCTTAGGAACAGTTGCCGGAGACTTGCATGACATCGGAAAGAACATATTCAAGAGCATGTGTGAAGCTGCAGGTTTTACAGTTTACGATTTAGGAATTGACCAGCCGGCTGGAGCATTCATCGACAAGGTTAAAGAGGTTAAACCAAACATTATAGGCATGAGCGGAGTATTGACCCTTGCACTGGAAGCAATGAAAGATACCGTTGATGCTATTAAAGAAGCAGGATTAAGGGACAGCGTAAAAATCATAATAGGCGGAAATCCCGTAACGAAGGAAGCTTGCGCTCAGATAGGCGCAGATGCTTTCACGACTAACGCAGCAGAAGGCGTTAAAATATGTCAGGGGTGGGTGAAATAA